A portion of the Stigmatella aurantiaca DW4/3-1 genome contains these proteins:
- a CDS encoding carbohydrate-binding protein — protein MARRMKNVWRTWGPRLLVVSCLSAGAGCLSPEEGASGEEWASVQQAAGTTYEAESAALSGGAVVATDHTGYSGSGFVGGFTDGNKGNAAAQFTVSASAAGSYDATLRYANGTGSAQTLSLYVDGAKVKQISLGATANWDSWGTRTDTLTLSAGTHTVRYKFDTTDSGNVNLDNLNLSAQTTPPPQGSGPLYEAESAALSGGAVIASDHTGYTGTGFVGGFTDGNKGNAAAQFTVKASATANYEVTLRYANGSGVSQSLSLYVDGTKLTQLPLSTTPNWDSWGTKTDTVSLSAGTHTLRYKFDTTDTGNVNLDSITLSDPITPPPPPPPPPPGQVYEAEEQFFSGGVVKDGTTLRNFATTGARVIFTANAASAGAHNVSLVYLNSSGTSKTLNVYVNGLYALTSTLANSGSTAWGAKTESLNLRRGFNTITYQYDAGNTGGITVDAIVIPNAKPLTTRGATLPYQELEAEAGTTNAAVLNPNRTPGTVEAESSGRRAVKLTQTGHYVQWTAPQAANSLVVRYSMPDAASGSGINATLSLYVNGTKVQALPLSSRHAWVYGGYPYGDSPSTPSKPNEWDPGPHRFYDESRFLLPSIPAGATVKLQKDSGDTASSYTIDLIDLEQVDAALTMPANFVSITDFGARADDTTDDTQALRNAISNAKSTGKAGVWIPSGVFRINGRVDLDNIHLRGAGPWYTKILATNYGDHFYGTGNNIKVFDLSYFGEIVERKDDPDRAAFQESYGTGSHFQNLWIEHAKVAFWIRPPTDGLFIVNTRMRNLYADGLNLHAGIKNSTVSHVHARNTGDDAFAMWSEGSINENCTFRYNTAQMPNLANTFAIYNGRDNKVLDSVGSDTLYADSGVLITDWFADLPFLGTTEVKRMTLNRTGGEQRVNFGLNAGALWIHAARKAITGHILVDGVEINDSTFSAVKFSFRKPLWQEPNPGVNNEPISNVTLNNITIKGAGAYGLEAQNVPGTATCTNVTVTGAALGGLSNPNNKFTFVKVSGNSGW, from the coding sequence GTGGCAAGACGGATGAAGAATGTGTGGAGGACGTGGGGCCCTCGGCTCCTGGTGGTGTCGTGCCTGAGCGCCGGGGCGGGATGCTTGTCCCCAGAGGAGGGAGCCTCCGGAGAAGAATGGGCCTCGGTGCAGCAGGCCGCCGGGACGACCTACGAGGCGGAATCCGCGGCGCTGTCGGGCGGTGCCGTGGTTGCAACCGACCACACAGGCTATTCCGGCAGTGGTTTCGTGGGAGGTTTCACGGACGGGAACAAGGGCAATGCCGCCGCCCAGTTCACCGTCAGCGCATCTGCCGCGGGCAGTTATGATGCGACGCTGCGCTATGCCAATGGTACGGGCAGCGCGCAAACCCTGAGCCTTTACGTCGATGGCGCGAAGGTGAAGCAGATCTCCCTCGGCGCGACCGCCAACTGGGACAGTTGGGGCACGAGGACCGATACGCTCACCTTGAGCGCCGGAACGCACACCGTGCGCTACAAGTTCGACACGACGGACTCGGGCAACGTCAATCTGGACAACCTCAACCTGAGCGCACAAACCACTCCGCCGCCCCAGGGGTCGGGCCCGCTCTATGAAGCGGAGTCCGCGGCGCTGTCGGGCGGTGCCGTCATCGCGAGTGACCACACCGGCTATACGGGCACTGGCTTCGTGGGAGGTTTCACGGACGGGAACAAGGGCAATGCCGCCGCCCAATTCACCGTCAAGGCGTCCGCCACGGCCAACTACGAGGTGACGCTGCGCTATGCCAACGGATCGGGCGTCTCGCAATCCCTGAGCCTCTATGTCGATGGCACGAAGCTGACGCAGCTTCCCCTGTCCACCACCCCCAATTGGGACAGCTGGGGCACGAAGACCGACACGGTCAGCCTGAGCGCCGGGACGCATACCCTGCGCTACAAGTTCGACACGACCGACACGGGCAACGTCAACCTGGACAGCATCACCCTGAGCGATCCCATCACGCCGCCGCCGCCCCCGCCGCCGCCGCCCCCTGGCCAGGTCTATGAGGCGGAGGAGCAGTTCTTCTCCGGGGGCGTCGTCAAGGACGGCACCACGCTGCGGAACTTCGCCACCACCGGCGCGAGGGTCATCTTCACGGCCAACGCGGCCTCCGCGGGGGCCCACAACGTGAGCCTGGTCTATCTCAACAGCTCGGGGACCAGCAAAACCCTGAACGTCTATGTCAATGGCCTGTATGCCTTGACCTCGACCCTGGCCAACAGTGGCTCCACGGCCTGGGGGGCGAAGACGGAGTCTCTGAATCTGCGCCGAGGGTTCAACACCATCACCTATCAGTACGACGCGGGGAACACGGGCGGAATCACCGTCGATGCCATCGTCATCCCGAACGCCAAGCCATTGACCACGCGAGGCGCCACGCTGCCCTACCAGGAACTGGAAGCCGAAGCGGGCACGACCAACGCCGCGGTGCTGAACCCCAACCGGACCCCCGGGACGGTGGAGGCGGAGTCCTCGGGCCGCCGGGCCGTCAAGCTCACGCAGACGGGCCACTACGTGCAATGGACCGCCCCCCAGGCGGCCAACTCGCTGGTTGTCCGCTACAGCATGCCGGACGCGGCGTCCGGAAGCGGGATCAACGCGACGTTGAGCCTGTACGTCAACGGGACCAAGGTTCAGGCCCTGCCCCTGTCCTCCCGGCATGCCTGGGTCTACGGCGGGTATCCCTACGGCGACAGCCCGAGCACGCCGTCCAAGCCGAACGAGTGGGATCCGGGTCCGCACCGCTTCTATGACGAGAGCCGGTTCCTGCTGCCGTCCATTCCGGCGGGGGCCACCGTCAAGTTGCAGAAGGACAGTGGGGACACCGCGTCCTCGTACACGATCGACCTGATCGATCTCGAGCAGGTGGACGCGGCGCTGACCATGCCGGCGAACTTCGTGAGCATCACGGACTTCGGCGCCAGGGCGGACGACACCACGGACGACACCCAGGCGCTCCGCAACGCCATCAGCAACGCGAAGTCCACGGGCAAGGCGGGGGTCTGGATTCCCTCGGGCGTTTTCCGCATCAACGGCCGGGTGGACCTGGACAACATCCACCTGCGCGGCGCGGGCCCCTGGTACACGAAGATCCTGGCCACCAACTACGGTGATCACTTCTACGGCACGGGGAACAACATCAAGGTGTTCGACCTGTCGTATTTTGGCGAAATCGTCGAGCGCAAGGATGACCCGGACCGGGCGGCGTTCCAGGAGAGCTATGGCACGGGCTCGCACTTCCAGAACCTCTGGATCGAGCACGCGAAGGTCGCCTTCTGGATCCGGCCGCCCACGGACGGTTTGTTCATCGTCAATACCCGGATGCGGAACCTCTATGCGGACGGGCTCAACCTCCACGCGGGCATCAAGAACTCGACGGTCAGCCACGTCCACGCCCGCAACACGGGCGATGACGCCTTCGCCATGTGGTCCGAGGGAAGCATCAACGAGAACTGCACGTTCCGCTACAACACCGCGCAGATGCCCAACCTGGCCAACACCTTCGCCATCTACAATGGCAGGGACAACAAGGTCCTGGACAGCGTGGGCTCGGACACGCTCTACGCGGACTCGGGCGTGCTGATCACCGACTGGTTCGCGGATCTACCGTTCCTGGGCACCACGGAGGTCAAGCGCATGACCCTGAACCGGACCGGTGGGGAGCAGCGGGTGAACTTTGGTCTGAACGCCGGGGCGCTGTGGATCCACGCGGCGAGAAAGGCCATCACGGGGCACATCCTCGTGGACGGGGTGGAGATCAACGACAGCACCTTCTCGGCCGTCAAGTTCAGCTTCCGCAAGCCCCTCTGGCAGGAGCCCAATCCTGGAGTGAACAACGAGCCCATCTCCAACGTGACCCTGAACAACATCACCATCAAGGGCGCGGGCGCCTATGGGCTGGAGGCCCAGAACGTGCCGGGGACGGCCACCTGCACCAACGTCACCGTGACGGGCGCGGCGTTGGGGGGCCTGAGTAACCCCAATAACAAGTTCACCTTCGTCAAGGTCTCTGGCAACAGCGGCTGGTAA
- a CDS encoding IS1182-like element ISStau7 family transposase gives MERWKPEVKCSEREERLLKLAGRSRKLFVFLREHRHELFAEAFQAELEAMYRDSGQGDEPQPPALMCMGVLLQAYLQVSDAEAVRLSATDRCWRLVLGTLAQDDDKPAFSQGGLQQFRQRLIRHDMDRRLLERTVELAKETRAFDWKKLPKQLRVAVDSRPLEGAGRVEDTFNLLGHAGRKIAECMAVALETTVKEVCAQAGAPLLAASSIKAALDVDWNDSEQKAEALNRLCKQLDRLSAWVEKRRPKESEEAPLGRYIEALVQVKAQDLEPVPGGVRIRQGVAEDRRVSIEDAQMRHGRKSKSKRFNGFKQHLSTHLDSERVLACAVTPANRPEEEAAPQLQADMARIGFEPDELLIDRAYLNSTLVEHVVGRAGAIVCKPWKGAHGKPGLFGKRDFKINVRDGTITCPGGQVETFEPGQVVQFEPEVCGPCPLRAQCTHAATGRGRTVTMGEDEALQKKLRSLQETRTGRAKLRERVGVEHRLAHLSNRQGPRARYLGTRKNTFDLRRLCAVQNLETLARRSAANGGALTCSVL, from the coding sequence ATGGAGCGATGGAAGCCGGAGGTGAAGTGCAGCGAGCGGGAGGAGAGGCTGCTGAAGCTGGCGGGCAGGAGCCGAAAGCTGTTCGTGTTCCTGAGAGAGCATCGCCACGAGCTGTTCGCGGAGGCCTTCCAAGCGGAGTTGGAGGCAATGTATCGCGACTCGGGACAAGGAGACGAGCCGCAGCCGCCCGCGCTGATGTGCATGGGAGTGCTGCTCCAGGCCTACCTCCAAGTCTCGGATGCGGAGGCGGTACGGCTGTCGGCGACGGACCGTTGCTGGAGATTGGTGCTGGGGACGCTTGCGCAAGACGATGACAAACCCGCCTTCTCGCAGGGAGGGCTGCAGCAGTTTCGCCAACGGCTCATCCGCCACGACATGGACCGTCGGCTGCTGGAGCGGACGGTAGAGCTGGCCAAAGAGACGAGAGCCTTCGACTGGAAGAAGCTGCCCAAGCAGCTGAGAGTGGCGGTGGACAGCCGCCCTTTAGAAGGAGCCGGGCGGGTTGAGGACACCTTCAACCTGCTCGGCCACGCGGGGCGGAAAATAGCCGAGTGCATGGCCGTGGCGCTGGAAACAACCGTCAAGGAGGTCTGTGCTCAGGCGGGCGCGCCGCTGCTGGCGGCCTCGAGCATCAAGGCCGCCTTGGACGTCGACTGGAACGATTCGGAACAGAAGGCCGAGGCACTCAATCGCCTCTGCAAACAGTTGGATCGGCTGTCAGCATGGGTGGAGAAGAGGCGTCCCAAGGAGAGCGAGGAGGCACCGCTGGGGCGCTACATCGAAGCGCTCGTTCAGGTGAAAGCACAGGACTTGGAGCCTGTGCCAGGCGGGGTACGGATTCGGCAAGGTGTCGCCGAGGACCGGCGCGTCTCCATTGAAGATGCTCAGATGCGCCACGGCCGCAAGAGCAAGAGCAAGCGGTTCAATGGTTTCAAGCAGCACCTGAGCACGCATCTGGATTCGGAGCGGGTGCTGGCCTGTGCGGTGACGCCCGCCAATCGGCCTGAGGAGGAGGCGGCTCCCCAGCTTCAAGCGGACATGGCGCGGATAGGATTCGAGCCGGATGAACTGCTGATAGACCGGGCCTATCTGAACAGCACCCTGGTGGAGCACGTGGTGGGGAGGGCAGGTGCCATCGTCTGCAAACCGTGGAAAGGTGCTCACGGCAAGCCTGGGCTCTTTGGGAAAAGAGACTTCAAGATCAACGTCCGTGACGGAACCATCACCTGTCCCGGCGGACAGGTGGAGACCTTTGAGCCGGGGCAGGTCGTCCAGTTCGAGCCTGAAGTCTGCGGCCCGTGCCCCCTGCGCGCGCAGTGTACGCATGCAGCGACCGGCCGGGGACGGACCGTCACGATGGGGGAGGATGAAGCCCTCCAGAAGAAGCTGCGAAGTCTTCAAGAAACCCGCACCGGACGCGCCAAACTGCGCGAGCGCGTCGGTGTCGAACATCGGCTGGCCCACCTGAGCAATCGGCAGGGGCCTCGTGCTCGCTATCTGGGCACGCGCAAGAATACATTCGACCTGCGTCGCCTCTGTGCCGTGCAGAACCTGGAGACCCTCGCACGCCGCTCAGCGGCGAACGGAGGGGCTCTAACCTGTTCGGTGCTCTAG
- a CDS encoding type I polyketide synthase, whose amino-acid sequence MSQPENEYLSRLRNAVVALREMQQEIDALNHARTEPIAIVGMGCRFPGGASTPEAFWKLLEKGVDTITEVPQDRWGEDPFNYQDPAHPEQRATRWGAFLKERLDVFDPHFFGISPREAVNLDPQQRLVLEVTWEALERAGIAPELLSGTRTGVFLGINTNDYEQYGLFTDPKKLDIYTATGNGHCFPPGRVSYSLGLQGPSMAVDTACSSSLVAVHLACQSLRNGESSMAIAGGVNAMVLPWLTYIFGRSQALSPDGRCKTFDAQANGYVRGEGCGIIVLKRLSDAQAAGDRVLAVIRGSAVNQDGRSTGLTAPNALAQQAMLQQALESARLSASDISYVETHGTGTALGDPIEVQALSDVFGPPHEDGSHCVLGAVKSNIGHLEAAAGIAGLIKVVLSMQHEAIPKNLHFKRLNPRIQLEGTSLVLATKKMEWKKGAKRRFAGVNSFGISGTNAHVILEEAPDSEAPAPESSLPERVLLLSARSGPALDALARQYVHFLGPDGEGSSFSERDIAFSASLRRSHSKHRLALVGQSKLEWRQSLQAFLSGDAPSSLSRSEVSSDKPRVVFIFPGQGSQWEGMARRLLLQEPVFRQSLEACDAAFRSETDFSLLQQLESPGPLFSRIDFIQPALFALSVGLASLWKHWGVLPDAVLGHSMGEVAAAHIAGALSLQDASRIICRRSRIMRRMSGKGAMALVELPLDEARSALSGFESSLSIAVSNGPRSTVLSGDTQSLESVLSLLERRGVFCRRIKVDVASHSPHMDALRDELLSALSGIQASSPSVHMLSTVTASPLLQGHLSPDYWVRNLRQPVLFFQGLQHLLSSGHDVFLEMSPHPILLPSIQEALKDSPKGLALSSLRRDHDDRRSLLESAASLHTYGLSLSWPLILGSSGNPVPLPTYQWQRERFWVDSTMQVAPLTRGPALRPGEVLHPLMGRSLSLSTLPGTRCWEQPLSVEAVPYLADHRVQGEVVVPGAAYVEMGLAAGAAAFGSKPYVLEGATFDRMLALPAKQARTVQVVLTEKTGGEAFFQVSSQTEGSSAWVRHATGNLRLLSDAQEPVRGEEPRLIRQRCPVSMQGSAYYPIVEKQHIQYGLSFQGVQELWQGTNEVLGQVRLPDGATSQLSAYRLHPALLDACFQVLGALVFTPGGKAIEDGEPYVPVGVDSLRVYRRPDRELWAHGRLRPADKEFNGFIWDISLLNEAGEVLAEVKGLRVQKLEGGVSMRPTGEEWLYTLDWKRYEGAPLDHGPQGGEGAWLVLLDGGKTGTALAGLMEASGQRCVKVAASDHYEKLEPGLFRINASAPEDYRRVLQDAFGEAGGCRGIIHLWSLDSTSNEHPEHALQLGSQSALYLAQAVVRQGWTHTPKLWLVTRGAHAVSQDDSLSVSQAPLWGFGRALSLEHPELQTTLVDVLSSDAPSQAQSLWAELGASDGETQVAWRSDSRHLARLVRGSYDSLGGEPVSFHPEASYLLTGGLGGLGLSVAKWMVSKGAKHLVLLGRSEPSAAARLVLDSLEQSGASVLVERADVSDLDQLSSVLQRIHSSPFPLKGVLHAAVVLEDRTVLELDSERFLKPMGPKVQGSWNLHSLTSQLPLDFFVMYSSGASLLGSPGQTNYAAANAFMDALAWHRRRQGLPGLSINWGAFSDVGQAAAQSNRGERLLHRGVGSIKPAQGTAVLERLLTGRAAQAAVMHFEARRWLESYPGASSPFWAELLAEPTPAGAEEPGTLHIRQALIDAEPTQRRGLLEEFLTKQVARVLRLDPSKLDRHEAFTNMGLDSLMSLELRNRLEATLGLKMSATLLFTYPAIASMTEYLLSQPTLTGQPADSTSPVLPETRKPEQATPGSTPARPWFAFTRTSAKERIKLFCIPGVGASASFFRTWAPHVPEELGLYPVELPAHGARIGEPHPERFDALIPVLAQALEPHLDGPFAILGHSLGSLYAFELTRYLRKQNRVPRHLFVSSFRAPHLPMPASIALRLSDREFLEFTRQRGFISEEFGREHDSELMKTYLPTLRKDLVLLESYSYAEEAPLDMPLTVFASTRDRIIPSTQLESWGELTREKPSIHLFEGDHFFARDAGGPLLALIREKLGLG is encoded by the coding sequence ATGAGCCAGCCTGAAAATGAATACCTGTCCCGCCTGCGCAACGCCGTCGTCGCGCTCCGGGAGATGCAGCAGGAAATCGACGCCCTGAACCATGCCCGGACGGAGCCCATCGCCATTGTCGGCATGGGGTGCCGCTTCCCAGGGGGCGCCTCGACGCCCGAGGCCTTCTGGAAGCTGCTCGAAAAGGGCGTGGACACGATCACCGAGGTCCCCCAGGACCGCTGGGGCGAGGATCCTTTCAATTATCAGGATCCCGCTCATCCCGAGCAGCGCGCGACGCGCTGGGGCGCCTTCCTCAAAGAGCGGCTCGATGTCTTTGATCCGCATTTCTTCGGCATCTCCCCCCGCGAGGCGGTGAACCTGGATCCCCAGCAGCGCCTCGTCCTGGAGGTGACGTGGGAGGCCCTCGAGCGCGCGGGCATCGCGCCCGAGCTGCTCTCGGGGACGCGAACGGGCGTGTTCCTGGGCATCAACACGAACGACTATGAGCAATACGGGCTCTTCACGGACCCCAAGAAGCTCGACATCTACACGGCCACGGGCAACGGGCACTGCTTCCCACCAGGCCGGGTGTCCTACTCCCTGGGGTTGCAAGGGCCGAGCATGGCGGTGGACACCGCGTGCTCCTCGTCCCTGGTAGCCGTGCACCTGGCCTGCCAGAGCCTGCGCAATGGCGAGAGTTCCATGGCCATCGCGGGCGGTGTCAACGCCATGGTGCTGCCGTGGCTGACGTACATCTTCGGCCGCTCGCAGGCACTCTCACCGGATGGCAGGTGCAAGACCTTCGATGCCCAGGCCAACGGCTACGTGCGTGGCGAAGGCTGCGGCATCATCGTCCTCAAGCGCCTCTCGGATGCCCAGGCCGCTGGCGACCGCGTCCTCGCCGTCATCCGCGGCTCCGCCGTCAACCAGGACGGCCGCTCCACCGGCCTCACGGCCCCTAACGCTCTCGCGCAGCAGGCCATGTTGCAGCAGGCCCTGGAGAGCGCACGGCTCTCCGCCTCGGACATCTCCTATGTGGAGACGCACGGCACGGGCACCGCGCTCGGAGACCCCATCGAAGTGCAGGCCCTGAGCGATGTCTTCGGCCCACCCCACGAAGACGGCTCTCACTGTGTCCTGGGGGCCGTCAAGTCCAACATCGGCCACCTCGAGGCCGCCGCGGGCATCGCGGGCCTCATCAAGGTTGTCCTGTCGATGCAGCACGAGGCCATCCCCAAGAACCTCCACTTCAAGCGCCTCAACCCTCGCATCCAGTTGGAGGGCACCTCACTCGTCCTCGCCACGAAGAAGATGGAGTGGAAAAAGGGCGCCAAGCGCCGCTTCGCAGGCGTCAACTCGTTCGGGATCAGCGGCACCAACGCCCACGTCATCCTCGAAGAGGCCCCGGACTCCGAGGCCCCTGCCCCCGAGTCCTCCCTCCCTGAGCGCGTCCTGCTCCTCTCGGCCCGCAGTGGCCCCGCCCTCGACGCTCTCGCCCGCCAATACGTCCACTTCCTCGGCCCAGACGGTGAGGGCTCCTCCTTCTCCGAGCGCGACATCGCCTTCTCCGCCTCCCTCCGACGCTCCCACTCCAAGCACCGCCTCGCACTCGTCGGACAATCCAAGCTTGAGTGGCGTCAGTCCCTCCAAGCCTTCCTCTCCGGCGACGCTCCCTCCTCCCTCTCCCGCTCGGAAGTCTCCTCTGACAAGCCTCGCGTCGTCTTCATCTTCCCTGGCCAGGGCTCTCAGTGGGAGGGCATGGCCCGCCGCCTCCTCCTGCAGGAGCCCGTCTTCCGCCAGTCTCTCGAAGCCTGCGACGCCGCCTTCCGCTCCGAAACCGACTTCTCCCTCCTCCAACAACTGGAGTCTCCTGGTCCCCTCTTCTCCCGCATCGACTTCATCCAGCCCGCTCTCTTCGCCTTGAGCGTCGGCCTGGCCTCCCTCTGGAAGCACTGGGGCGTCCTCCCCGACGCCGTCCTCGGCCACAGCATGGGCGAAGTCGCTGCCGCCCACATCGCGGGCGCCCTCTCCCTCCAGGACGCCTCTCGCATCATCTGCCGCCGCAGCCGCATCATGCGCCGCATGAGCGGCAAGGGCGCCATGGCCCTCGTCGAGCTTCCCCTCGACGAGGCTCGCTCCGCACTCTCTGGCTTCGAGTCCTCCCTCTCCATCGCCGTCTCCAACGGGCCTCGCTCCACCGTCCTCTCCGGCGACACTCAGTCCCTCGAATCCGTCCTCTCTCTCCTCGAGCGCCGCGGCGTCTTCTGCCGCCGCATCAAGGTCGACGTCGCCTCTCACAGTCCTCACATGGACGCGTTGCGTGATGAGCTCCTCTCTGCACTCTCCGGCATTCAGGCCTCCTCTCCCTCCGTCCACATGCTCTCCACCGTCACCGCCTCCCCACTCCTCCAGGGCCACCTCTCCCCCGACTACTGGGTCCGCAACCTCCGCCAGCCCGTCCTCTTCTTCCAGGGCCTCCAACACCTGCTCTCCTCGGGTCACGACGTCTTCCTCGAGATGAGCCCTCACCCCATCCTCCTCCCCTCCATCCAGGAGGCCCTCAAGGACTCTCCCAAGGGCCTCGCTCTCTCCTCTCTTCGCAGAGACCACGACGACAGGCGCTCTCTCCTTGAGTCCGCTGCCTCTCTCCACACCTACGGCCTCTCTCTCTCCTGGCCTCTCATCCTCGGCTCCTCTGGCAATCCCGTTCCTCTCCCCACCTATCAATGGCAGCGCGAGCGCTTCTGGGTCGACTCGACCATGCAGGTGGCGCCGCTGACGCGAGGACCCGCGCTCCGTCCGGGAGAGGTGCTGCACCCGCTGATGGGACGCTCCCTCTCCTTGTCCACCCTTCCTGGGACGCGCTGCTGGGAACAACCTCTGAGTGTCGAGGCCGTGCCCTACCTGGCGGATCACCGCGTGCAAGGAGAAGTGGTCGTTCCCGGTGCGGCCTACGTGGAGATGGGCCTCGCCGCGGGCGCTGCGGCCTTCGGAAGCAAGCCCTACGTGTTGGAGGGAGCAACCTTTGATCGAATGCTGGCGCTGCCCGCGAAGCAGGCTCGCACCGTCCAGGTCGTGCTCACCGAGAAGACCGGCGGTGAAGCCTTCTTCCAGGTCTCCAGCCAGACGGAAGGGAGCTCCGCCTGGGTACGCCATGCGACTGGCAACCTGCGGCTGCTGAGCGACGCGCAGGAGCCCGTACGCGGTGAGGAGCCTCGGCTCATCCGCCAGCGGTGCCCGGTGAGCATGCAGGGCTCTGCGTACTACCCCATCGTGGAGAAGCAACACATCCAGTACGGCCTCAGCTTCCAGGGTGTGCAGGAGCTGTGGCAGGGCACGAACGAAGTGCTGGGCCAGGTGCGGCTGCCCGACGGGGCGACGTCGCAGCTCTCGGCTTACCGGCTCCACCCGGCCCTCCTGGATGCCTGCTTCCAGGTGCTGGGCGCGCTCGTCTTCACACCTGGAGGCAAGGCCATCGAAGACGGCGAACCCTACGTCCCGGTGGGCGTGGACTCCCTCCGCGTCTACCGCCGACCGGACCGAGAGCTCTGGGCGCACGGTCGGCTCAGGCCCGCGGACAAGGAATTCAATGGCTTCATCTGGGACATCTCCCTGCTGAACGAAGCCGGCGAGGTGCTCGCCGAGGTGAAGGGCCTGCGGGTCCAAAAGCTGGAGGGGGGCGTCAGCATGCGCCCGACGGGCGAGGAATGGCTCTACACCCTGGACTGGAAGCGCTACGAAGGCGCGCCCCTGGACCATGGACCGCAAGGCGGCGAAGGCGCATGGCTGGTGCTCCTGGATGGCGGCAAGACGGGCACCGCACTGGCTGGGCTGATGGAGGCCAGCGGACAGCGGTGCGTGAAGGTCGCCGCCTCGGACCACTACGAGAAGCTGGAGCCAGGGCTCTTCCGCATCAACGCTTCCGCCCCGGAGGACTACCGGCGCGTGCTTCAGGACGCCTTCGGTGAAGCTGGCGGCTGCCGGGGCATCATTCACCTCTGGAGCCTCGACTCCACCAGCAACGAGCACCCTGAACACGCCCTTCAACTCGGCTCCCAGAGCGCTCTTTACCTCGCTCAAGCCGTGGTGCGGCAGGGGTGGACCCACACCCCGAAGCTGTGGCTGGTGACCCGCGGCGCTCACGCCGTCTCCCAGGACGATTCCCTCTCTGTCTCTCAGGCTCCCCTCTGGGGCTTCGGCAGGGCTCTCTCCCTGGAACATCCCGAGCTGCAAACCACCCTCGTCGATGTCCTCTCCTCCGACGCTCCCTCTCAGGCTCAATCCCTCTGGGCCGAGCTCGGGGCCTCCGATGGCGAAACCCAGGTCGCCTGGCGCTCCGACTCTCGTCACCTGGCCAGATTGGTTCGCGGCTCCTACGACTCCCTCGGCGGCGAGCCTGTCTCCTTCCACCCTGAGGCCTCCTACCTGTTGACCGGTGGCTTGGGCGGCCTGGGCCTCTCCGTCGCCAAGTGGATGGTCTCCAAGGGCGCCAAGCACCTGGTCCTCTTGGGCCGCAGCGAGCCCTCCGCTGCCGCTCGCCTCGTCCTGGACTCCCTCGAGCAGTCCGGCGCCTCCGTCCTCGTCGAACGCGCCGACGTCTCCGACCTCGACCAGCTCTCCTCCGTCCTCCAGCGCATCCACTCCTCTCCCTTCCCCCTCAAGGGCGTCCTTCACGCCGCCGTCGTCCTCGAGGACCGCACCGTCCTGGAACTCGACTCCGAGCGCTTCCTCAAGCCCATGGGCCCCAAGGTCCAGGGCTCCTGGAACCTCCACTCCCTCACCTCCCAGCTCCCTCTCGACTTCTTCGTCATGTACTCGTCGGGCGCGTCCTTGCTGGGCTCACCCGGGCAGACCAACTACGCGGCGGCCAATGCCTTCATGGATGCGCTGGCGTGGCACCGGCGCCGTCAGGGGCTGCCGGGCTTGAGCATCAACTGGGGTGCCTTCTCTGACGTGGGTCAGGCCGCCGCCCAGTCCAATCGCGGCGAGCGGCTGCTGCACCGGGGTGTGGGCAGCATCAAGCCAGCACAGGGCACGGCGGTGCTGGAGCGGCTGCTCACAGGCCGCGCCGCACAAGCCGCGGTGATGCACTTCGAAGCGCGGCGGTGGCTGGAGTCCTACCCGGGCGCCAGCTCGCCCTTCTGGGCGGAGCTGCTCGCGGAGCCCACCCCCGCCGGGGCGGAGGAGCCGGGCACCCTCCACATCCGCCAGGCATTGATCGATGCGGAGCCCACGCAACGCCGGGGACTGCTGGAGGAGTTCCTGACGAAGCAGGTGGCCCGCGTGTTGCGGTTGGATCCGTCCAAGCTCGACCGGCATGAAGCGTTCACCAACATGGGCCTGGACTCGCTGATGAGCCTGGAGCTGCGCAACCGGCTGGAAGCCACCCTGGGATTGAAGATGTCCGCGACGCTGCTCTTCACCTATCCCGCCATCGCGTCGATGACCGAGTACCTGTTGAGCCAACCCACCCTCACCGGCCAGCCCGCGGACTCCACGAGCCCCGTGCTCCCCGAGACGCGCAAGCCGGAGCAAGCCACCCCCGGCAGCACACCCGCGAGGCCTTGGTTCGCCTTCACCCGCACCTCGGCAAAGGAGCGCATCAAGCTGTTCTGCATCCCGGGCGTCGGGGCCAGCGCGTCGTTCTTCCGCACCTGGGCACCGCACGTACCGGAAGAGCTGGGGCTCTACCCCGTCGAGCTGCCAGCCCACGGGGCCCGGATTGGAGAGCCACACCCGGAGCGCTTCGATGCGCTCATCCCCGTGTTGGCCCAGGCACTCGAGCCACACCTGGACGGCCCGTTCGCCATCCTCGGCCACAGCCTCGGCTCCCTCTATGCGTTCGAGCTAACGCGCTACCTGCGCAAACAGAACCGCGTCCCCAGGCACCTGTTCGTCTCCTCCTTCCGAGCCCCCCATCTGCCCATGCCCGCCTCCATCGCGCTGCGGCTCTCCGACAGGGAGTTCCTGGAGTTCACCCGCCAGCGAGGCTTCATCTCGGAAGAGTTCGGCCGGGAGCACGACTCCGAGCTGATGAAGACGTACCTGCCCACCCTCCGAAAGGACCTCGTCCTGCTGGAGAGCTACAGCTATGCGGAGGAGGCGCCCCTGGACATGCCCCTCACCGTCTTCGCCAGCACGCGGGACCGCATCATTCCTTCCACGCAGCTGGAGTCCTGGGGCGAGCTCACGCGAGAGAAGCCGTCCATTCACCTCTTCGAGGGGGACCACTTCTTCGCGCGCGACGCGGGCGGGCCGCTCCTGGCACTCATCCGCGAGAAGTTGGGCCTCGGCTGA